The following coding sequences are from one Asterias amurensis chromosome 8, ASM3211899v1 window:
- the LOC139940785 gene encoding uncharacterized protein — protein sequence MDRLKEKGKAINIQVQTMTDEKVVTGRVVKDLEIMDLHTHTVISLPDVYTQAHIPVAAKDIMTNDDLKKWPYVHRVELPSIVAEVGLLNGNNVPKAVEPLEVINSENGGPFACRSVLGWQVYGSTKNQEHNRVISHRVKVKVRDDVEEKLEKLFNYDLNVRLIDDQPEKSKEDLLFTKKVENSIRVVDGHYEIALPLKNEEVRMPNNRLQAEQRAAHLQRKFLRQPQLQSEYTSYMKSMLTKGHMEKVPEEETKRDDGRLWYLPHHGVVHPQKNKLRVVYDCTASYKGVSLNKQLLQGPDLIYSLRGQRPAEAVVVARRDVTKPLTDYCMKVHVFGAVSSPSCANYALKRTADDQTENFGKEVAQVIHRNFYVDCLCSTPKVPEAVKMVEDLTESCRREGFHLTKWVSNESKVLENIPEDKRAKGVKDLNIDIEKLPTERALGKMWSIEDDEFGFRIQMKDKPPTRRGILSIVSSVYDLIGCVSPAVLPAKQLLQAMCRLKLGWDEKIPANIEKKWQIWQTEMPKLAEFKMDRCMKPEGFEDERLKSVTAHHFADASESGYGTVSYLRLENDVGEVKCSFLMSKSRVAPLKQVTIPRMELTAATVAVRVDHMIKREPAIEVDDTYFWTDSTSVLWYINSGTTRFKTFVANRLAVILDGSNPTQWRHVESALNPADVCSRGKNVEQFLQMEEWKDGLKFLHQQEDEWPSRIELNKFDAPQDPAVKRVVLATNLVPSNTEKGGTEKIILHYSDWFRLKKAVCWILRFGRWMKVKRKSGQLPQDLKGALTLKELQLAENKILQYVQSTTYADEIKVLRSRDDEDGDGNTLTKGVKKTSPHLQNGSNPERRTVTTGHVSTLILRHVHKMCGHSGRNHVHSSLQQKYWMPGANSSVRQIIGQCVTCRKQRARVMEQKMADLPSDRLRPDEPPFTRVGMDYFSPFDVKRGGSVWRYGVMFTCLASRAVHIEKADSLDTDSCIDAIRRFIARRGNVKETRSDNGTNLVGAEKELRKEIKGWNKTQLKNALLQRSLKWTFNPPAGSHHGGIWERQIGTVRKVLFSLMNQQTLSDESLYTLLCEVESIINSRPITKVSDDVNDLEASTPNHWLTLRSTNQLPPVVTQDTDIYARRRWRQVQYLADVFWQRWVKEYLPQLQPLARRRSSQPRGERTLFIV from the exons ATGGACAGgctaaaagaaaaaggaaaagccATCAATATCCAAGTACAGACTATGACTGATGAGAAAGTTGTGACAGGTCGTGTTGTGAAAGATTTGGAGATTATGGACCTGCATACTCATACAGTCATCAGCCTTCCAGACGTTTATACCCAGGCGCACATACCAGTTGCTGCGAAAGACATCATGACCAACGATGACTTGAAGAAATGGCCATATGTACATCGTGTTGAATTGCCATCCATAGTTGCAGAAGTGGGACTGTTAAATGGAAACAATGTTCCAAAAGCGGTAGAACCACTTGAAGTTATCAACAGTGAGAACGGTGGACCTTTTGCTTGTCGATCAGTCCTTGGTTGGCAGGTTTATGGGtcaacaaaaaatcaagaaCATAACAGAGTCATCTCCCATAGAGTAAAAGTTAAAGTCAGAGATGATGTTGAAGAAAAGTTGGAGAAGCTATTCAACTATGACTTAAATGTAAGGCTCATTGATGATCAGCCAGAGAAGTCAAAGGAAGATTTGCTTTTCACCAAAAAGGTGGAAAATTCTATCAGAGTCGTTGATGGGCATTATGAGATTGCTCTTCCACTGAAAAATGAAGAAGTAAGAATGCCAAATAACAGACTGCAGGCAGAGCAAAGAGCAGCCCATTTGCAAAGAAAATTCCTGAGACAACCACAACTCCAGAGTGAGTATACCAGCTACATGAAATCAATGTTAACCAAGGGCCACATGGAAAAAGTCCCAGAAGAGGAAACAAAAAGGGATGATGGGAGATTGTGGTATCTTCCTCACCATGGTGTCGTACATCCACAAAAAAACAAGCTAAGGGTGGTGTATGATTGTACAGCCAGCTACAAAGGTGTCTCCCTCAATAAACAGTTGTTACAGGGGCCGGATTTAATATATAGCTTG AGAGGACAGAGACCTGCTGAGGCTGTTGTGGTGGCAAGACGTGATGTGACCAAACCATTGACAGATTACTGCATGAAAGTTCATGTCTTTGGAGCAGTTTCTTCTCCTTCATGTGCAAACTACGCCTTGAAGAGAACAGCAGATGACCAAACAGAAAACTTTGGCAAAGAAGTAGCCCAAGTAATTCACCGCAACTTCTACGTCGATTGCTTGTGTTCAACACCCAAAGTGCCAGAGGCAGTGAAGATGGTGGAAGATTTAAcggaaagttgtagaagagaagGCTTCCATCTAACAAAGTGGGTGAGCAATGAAAGTAAAGTTTTGGAGAACATCCCAGAAGATAAGCGTGCTAAGGGTGTCAAAGATTTGAACATCGATATTGAGAAGTTACCCACAGAGAGAGCACTCGGCAAGATGTGGTCCATAGAAGACGATGAGTTTGGATTCAGAATTCAGATGAAGGACAAACCCCCAACAAGAAGAGGAATTTTATCCATAGTGAGCTCCGTCTATGATCTCATAGGATGCGTCTCTCCAGCTGTGCTCCCAGCTAAACAACTTCTGCAAGCCATGTGCCGATTAAAGTTAGGATGGGACGAAAAAATCCCAGCAAATATAGAAAAGAAGTGGCAGATTTGGCAGACAGAAATGCCAAAGCTAGCAGAATTCAAGATGGATAGATGCATGAAGCCAGAAGGGTTTGAGGATGAGCGACTCAAGTCAGTCACCGCTCATCACTTTGCTGATGCTAGTGAGTCAGGCTACGGCACCGTTTCGTACTTGAGATTGGAGAATGATGTTGGAGAAGTTAAGTGCTCGTTCTTAATGAGTAAATCAAGAGTCGCCCCACTTAAGCAAGTAACAATCCCAAGAATGGAGCTGACAGCTGCAACAGTAGCAGTTCGAGTTGATCACATGATCAAAAGGGAACCTGCAATTGAAGTGGATGACACCTATTTTTGGACCGACAGTACATCAGTGCTGTGGTATATCAACAGCGGAACAACACGCTTTAAGACATTTGTAGCCAACAGATTAGCAGTTATCCTTGATGGTTCCAACCCAACTCAGTGGCGCCATGTTGAGTCAGCACTCAATCCTGCTGATGTTTGCTCTAGAGGGAAAAATGTTGAGCAATTTCTCCAGATGGAAGAGTGGAAAGATGGCCTGAAGTTTCTACATCAGCAGGAAGATGAATGGCCCTCAAGAATAGAGCTCAATAAGTTTGATGCACCACAAGACCCTGCAGTGAAAAGAGTTGTTCTCGCAACTAATCTGGTACCAAGCAATACAGAAAAAGGTGGTACTGAAAAAATCATTCTGCACTACTCGGACTGGTTCAGATTGAAGAAAGCAGTTTGCTGGATACTAAGATTTGGAAGATGGATGAAAGTAAAGCGCAAGTCAGGCCAACTCCCACAAGATTTGAAGGGTGCACTCACTTTGAAGGAACTACAATTGGCTGAGAACAAAATTTTGCAATATGTTCAAAGTACGACATATGCAGATGAGATTAAAGTGCTTAGGAGCAGGGATGATGAAGATGGAGATGGGAATACACTTACAAAGGGTGTAAAAAAGACAAGCCCCCATCTACAAAATGGATCCAATCCTGAAAGACGGACTGTTACGA CTGGTCATGTTTCCACCTTAATCTTGAGACATGTTCACAAGATGTGTGGGCATAGTGGAAGGAACCATGTACACTCCAGTCTACAGCAGAAATACTGGATGCCAGGTGCCAATTCGTCAGTTAGGCAGATAATTGGACAATGTGTGACATGCAGGAAGCAGAGAGCCAGAGTAATGGAACAAAAGATGGCTGATCTGCCCTCTGATAGGCTCAGACCAGACGAGCCCCCCTTCACCAGAGTAGGAATGGACTATTTCAGCCCATTTGATGTAAAGAGAGGAGGAAGTGTATGGCGGTATGGCGTCATGTTTACCTGTCTAGCCTCACGAGCAGTACACATTGAAAAGGCAGATTCTCTGGACACCGATTCATGCATTGATGCCATACGGAGGTTCATTGCCCGCAGAGGAAATGTGAAAGAGACGAGGTCAGACAATGGAACCAATTTGGTTGGCGCAGAAAAGGAACTCAGAAAAGAAATAAAAGGTTGGAATAAAACCCAACTTAAGAACGCCTTGTTGCAAAGGAGCCTTAAGTGGACCTTCAACCCACCCGCGGGGTCCCATCATGGCGGCATATGGGAAAGGCAGATAGGAACCGTGAGAAAAGTGCTCTTCTCCCTGATGAATCAGCAAACATTGTCTGACGAGAGTTTGTACACGCTACTCTGTGAAGTAGAGAGTATAATCAACAGTAGACCTATCACAAAAGTTTCGGATGATGTGAACGACCTGGAAGCATCGACCCCAAACCACTGGCTTACTTTGAGGTCAACCAATCAGCTACCCCCAGTAGTCACCCAGGATACGGACATCTATGCTCGGCGAAGATGGAGGCAGGTCCAGTACCTCGCGGATGTGTTTTGGCAGAGATGGGTAAAGGAATACTTACCACAGCTTCag ccgctggcccgccgcagaagttcacAACCCCGCGGCGAGCGCacg ttgtttattgtttaa